A stretch of DNA from Mesotoga infera:
TTACTATCAGAAGGATGTAGAAGTCTCTCTCGATCTTTCGGGAATCGAGGTTCAGAAGAGGGCCGTCCAGCATATATTGACGGGATCTGCTCCCGATGAAATGAATGATTTTGAAAATCCAGAGCGAATAAAACTTGAGAGAAAGGAGCTGACCTCTTGCTCTCCTGAAATGACTGTGAAGCTCGATCCGATGTCGGCAAATGTAATCGAGTTTTCTCTGGATGGAAAGCTATAACCCTTTGAAAAAGGATTATCTCCAGCACAAGTTCAGGCAATGAGAGTTTTCTGACCTGAGGAGAAGGCATTCTGGAGGTTTGAAGAGAAGGAATTTTCAATTGAGAATAGGACGGGACTCTGTATCGAAGATCAAGCTGGCCCTGACCCTAACAGGAACTGATTTGTGGCCCGTAAATCTATCGCGTTGCCGGTGTTCAAGTGAGTATGACACCTTCCGTCTTGCAAGCATCGAAATGCCTCGAAGACGCGAAGCTTGACTCCGGCAAGTCCGGACTGGATGAGGTAAAATCGTGGTTAAGGCCTAAAATCGACGAAATCTAGAAGGTGATGTGTATGTACTTAATCGGATGTGATATTGGTACCCAGGGAACAAAGAGTGTGATGGTGAATGAAAAAGGAGAGGTTCTGGTAGAAGCTCAGAGAGAATATGATGTCATTAAGCCCGGTTCAAACTGGGCTGAACAGTGGCCCGATGTTTGGGTTAAGGCAGCTTTCGAAACCATAAAAGAAGTGTCTGAGAAGTCGGGAGTCGAGAAGAAGGAAATAGCTGCACTGGCCATAAGCGGACTTTATGGAGGGTCGGGAGTCCCTGTTGACAGTGGAATGAAGCCTCTGCACCCTTGTCTCATCTGGATGGACAGACGAGCGACGTCGCAGACCTCCTGGGTTAAGGAAAACATATCAAGAGACAAGATCTTTTCGATCACAGGAAACTATGTGGATTCCTATTATGGATTCACCAAGATAATGTGGCTCAGAGACAACAGGCCGGATATCTGGAAAAAGATATATCAATTCGTGACACCGAAGGATTACATGGTTTATCAGCTTACAGGTGAAAACGCGATTGATTACTCCTCGGCAGGTAATGTTGGCGGAGTATTCGACATAAGAAAGCTGACCTGGTCGAAGGAGATGTGTGAGGCCCTTGGTATACCCATTGAATACCTTCCTGAAAGAATCGTCAAGTCGAGTGATATCGTCGGCAGAGTAACTGCCGAAAGCTCAAAGCTTTGCGGCCTGCTCGAAGGAACTCCTGTGGTCTCAGGAGGGATAGATGCCCCGGTAGCTCAGCTTTCGGCCGGAGCGCTTGAAGAAGGCGAACACGTTGCAATGGTCGGAACTTCTACCTGCTGGGGTACCGTACATGACGGCAAGGATCTGCCGTTTGGTTTGGTGAGCTTCCCATATGTGGTGAACGATACTGAAAGAATCTACTCTTTTGGAGGCTCGGCAACTACTGGAGCCCTTGCCAAGTGGTTCAAGGAAGAGTTTGCCGACAGCGAAGAGTCTGTTGGACAAAGGACAGGCAGGTCGCCATATCAGCTCCTCGACATGGAAGTTGAAAGTATTCCTGCCGGAAGCGATGGAATCGTAGTTCTTCCATATTTCATGGGTGAAAGGTCGCCAATCTGGGATCCCTTTGCGAAGGGTGTATTCTTTGGAGTCACTCTCGTTCACACAAGAGCCCATATGTACAAGGCACTTATGGAAGGTGCTGCATACGCTCTCAGACATAATATTGAAAACGGGATTAAGGCAGGACTTAAGCTCGACGACGAATGCTGGATAGTTGGCGGAGTTGCGAAATCAACAGCCTGGAACAGAATTTTTGCAGATATAACCGGTTACAAAATGAGACGGGTATCCAGTCTAGTTGAGGCGCCATTTGGCGATGCCTTCCTAGCAGGACTTGGTGTCGGATTGATAGACAAGCCGGAAAGGATAAAGGAGTGGGTGAAGTTTCGAGATCCTATAAGTCCAAATTCCGAAAACCAGAGGGTTTACGAGAAACAGTACTTGATTTTCCGCGAACTCTACGAAAAAACGAAGGAGATAATGTGGAAGATGCACTAGGAATGGGAAAGGAGTAAGGGCCAGAAAGAGAGGTCGCCAGTCGAGAATCCTCTTACGATGTATTTTCGGTTGATGCATCTACGGCAGGTCCCTGGTCTAATCGTAACTTCAGCCCACACCTATGCGCCAGCCTCGATCAGAACGCTGATCGTCTGCTTTAGCTGACTGGTCAAGGTACTTTTGTCTTCCAGACTATTTCAAGAGAGTATGTCAATGGTTCAGTCGTGACTGGTATGTAATCCTGTCGGTTTCATAAAGTCCTCGATTTGTCTTCACCCACAAAGAGGGGGCACAAGATCAAGAGCTCCAGGAAATGATTCACGCTACATGGCCTGAGACACAGAATTAAGAACTGACTGTGATGGTGAAGAATCAGCGAAGCGACGGGAGAGATTTGGACTGCGAGGAATCACTTCCGGCAGGGAGCAGCCGGTAAAACGGCGCCCTATGATCTTTGGGGTCAGACAATCTGTTTTTGACTGGAAGCGGCGAGAGATATTCATGGTCAAAGTGAGATACACACGGAGATCCTGATCATTCAACAGCTCTCCTGTGACCGATAGGATCGGCAAACAGAAAGAGCATAAGCTATAAATCATTCCAAGTCTAAAACCTGGAACCTTAACTGAGATCAAAACTCTCTGGATGAATATTTGTATTTCAAAAAGGAGGACTGATTACTATTACTAGAGACCTTGAGGTGTGGTTTATAACGGGAAGTCAGGAGCTTTATGGAAAGGAAGTCTTGAAAAAAGTTGAAGAGAATTCAAAGAAACTGGTCGATGCACTTGACGGTGCAATTTCCGCTCCTATAAAGATTGCCTGGAAACCGGTTTTGAAGGACGCAAATCAGATAAAGAGAATAATTGATGAAGCTAATTCCAGCAAAATTTGCATAGGTTTGATAGCCTGGATGCACACGTTTTCACCCGCGAAGATGTGGATTGCCGGACTGAAATCACTTGAAAAGCCTTTCCTTCACTTCCATACTCAGTTCGAGCAGAAGATACCCTGGAATACCATCGATATGGACTACATGAACACAAACCAGTCCGCTCACGGAGGAAGGGAGTTTGGTTTCATCTCTGCAAGGCTTGAACTCAAGCGCAAAGTCATCGCAGGACACTGGAGCGACTCTAAGGTCATATCAAAGCTGGAAGACTTCATTAGGGCAGCGCTGGGTTGGAATGAAGCTCATTCACTCAAGGTCGCAAGGCTTGGCGACAACATGAGAGATGTTGCAGTTACTGAGGGGAACAAGGTCGACGCTCAGATTGATTTTGGTTATGAAGTTCATGGTTTCGCTGTTGGCGACTACATCGAGGGGTACTTCAAACAGGTCAAGAGAAGCGAAGCTGAGGAACTCGTGAATAGGTACCAGGAGGAATACCCTATCAAGAAATCAACAGTCTCTGAAGAAGTCTTTCAGGCATCTATAAGGGAAGCCGCTAGAATCGAAATTGCACTTCGCAGGTTTCTGGAAGATGGTGGATTCAAAGCATTCACAACCACTTTTCAGGACCTCCACGGGATGAGACAGCTTCCAGGAATTGCTGTACAGAGACTTATGAGAGATGGTTACGGATTCGGGGGTGAAGGTGACTGGAAGTCCGCGGCCCTTGTAAGAATTATGAAAGTGATGGCCGAAGGCATCGATATTGGAACCTCCTTCATCGAAGACTACATTTATCATTTCGAACCGGGGAACATAAAGGAACTGGGATCTCACATGCTAGAAGTTTGTGAATCCATAGCGGACGGCACACCTTCTCTTGAAGTACATCCCCTTTCAATTGGAGGGAAAGAACCTCCAGCGAGACTGGTATTCAATGCTAAGGAAGGCCCTGCAGTCCAGGCCTGTATAGTCGAGTTTGGAGACAGATTCAGGATGATAGTCAATGAACTTGAAGTAGTGAAGCAGGACGAGGACATGCCGAAACTCCCTGTTGCAAGGGCGTTATGGGTTCCAAAGCCAGATCTGGCGACAGCAGCGACCGCCTGGATACTTGCCGGTGGGGCGCATCACTCAAGTATGAGCTACACCGTTACTGCCGAACAGCTTGAAGACCTTAGTGACATGTTTGGAATTGAGATAGTAGTAATTGACGACAAGACGGATATCACGGAGTTCAAGAAGGAGCTTAGATACAACGAGGTATACTACAAATTGAAAAAGTTGTGATTTGCAGGTTAAAATCGCTGAAAGTGTAAACAAATTTCTTGGTAGGGAGAAGCCTATGCTACGTGAACTAAAAGAGGAAGTCTACAGAGCGAATGTCGCGCTCATTGAATCCGGACTGGTAAAACTCACCTGGGGAAACGCAAGCGGTATCGCCAGAAAGGAGCGTCTCGTAGTTATTAAGCCCAGCGGGGTGGACTATTCCTATCTTTCCCCCGACAATATGGTTGTTGTAGACCTTGAAGGAAGAGTGATAGAAGGAGAGTTAAGGCCTTCTTCCGACACTCCAACTCACGTCTTTCTTTACAGATGCTTCGGCGAAATCGGCGGTGTGGTCCATACCCACTCAACCTGGGCAACTTCGTGGGCGCAGGCA
This window harbors:
- a CDS encoding L-arabinose isomerase, producing the protein MFVFQKGGLITITRDLEVWFITGSQELYGKEVLKKVEENSKKLVDALDGAISAPIKIAWKPVLKDANQIKRIIDEANSSKICIGLIAWMHTFSPAKMWIAGLKSLEKPFLHFHTQFEQKIPWNTIDMDYMNTNQSAHGGREFGFISARLELKRKVIAGHWSDSKVISKLEDFIRAALGWNEAHSLKVARLGDNMRDVAVTEGNKVDAQIDFGYEVHGFAVGDYIEGYFKQVKRSEAEELVNRYQEEYPIKKSTVSEEVFQASIREAARIEIALRRFLEDGGFKAFTTTFQDLHGMRQLPGIAVQRLMRDGYGFGGEGDWKSAALVRIMKVMAEGIDIGTSFIEDYIYHFEPGNIKELGSHMLEVCESIADGTPSLEVHPLSIGGKEPPARLVFNAKEGPAVQACIVEFGDRFRMIVNELEVVKQDEDMPKLPVARALWVPKPDLATAATAWILAGGAHHSSMSYTVTAEQLEDLSDMFGIEIVVIDDKTDITEFKKELRYNEVYYKLKKL